The nucleotide window cctttttgagCTTTGGACAATTTAGCTTGAAGTGTCCAGTTTCCTTGCAGTGATGGCACGTCACTTTGCTTAAGTCGATCTTgtgctcctttgaacttgaacatTTGTATTTgcccttgttcttcatcattcttctaaatctcctagcaaaaaataaaagttcgtcatctgaaataccatcactagactcactctctttcggttctatttgtgacttgagggctattccctttttctttgaatctgtgtttgtgtgtgtagcttcataggcaaggagttttcctctcagctcatcataaGTTATGGGACCTATGTTGTTACTCTCGGTTAGGACAGTGGCAGTGTTTTCCcattcttttgtgaggcttctaaggagttttctcaccaaggtttgttctgcatagtttgtacccatagcatcaaggttgttgattatgactgagaatctctcaaacgcttcatcaatgctttctccatcttTCATGCTTaacatctcgtactcttttcgcagcatatcaatcctcgtttcttttacttgtttggtgccttcgtgtgtaacctggagtttttcccagatttctttggctgtcttgcatctagacaccttccggtactcttcaaagctgatagcacagtgaagaaggttgattgctttagcattcagctctatcttcttcttatcatcttcattccattcagcttcttcttttggagtcaccactccatcagcacttgtttttgttAGGATCTTTGGACCGCTTACAACgatcttccatatgttgtagtcaatggattggatgaagatccttatcctttctttctagtaggaatagttcttcccgttgaagaaaggtggccggttgtttgactggccttcagTGAAGGTGTAAgcaactgtggttgtgcccaagttgtttgccattggatctttgctccaagcggttAAGATTGATTATTGAGACCTTAGctcctgataccaattgaagattgtggtaggcttagagaaggggggttgaatctatgtcTTCCTCTTTAAGTTGCTGTTATGacctttttaaacaaaattacaattctgattctgtttgaactcaacagcgaaaatttatgagacaatttatttttatctcatgaatatcagaaaacagaactcagcaaagaagagaaaagcgaacaccagcatgtatcttggttcggttgccttgtgctatgcaacctacatccagtctcctccacaattatggaagaatttcactatagttaacagtattacatacaccaatttcacactcaagttctatcctaacttgacattggctatgctaacacctaactatcttctcttagtgctaacccaactaagaaagggaaaCCAAACAAGTGCAAGATACAAGACaattaaccaacctaaagaaatcagaaaataactctaggcttttctctcaagtgtatctctCAACtatttcactcattttctctcaagtgtatcactcagcctttttccactcatggcttttacttgaactttctcacaatgccttttctcacaagaaattacagaaagataaacttNNNNNNNNNNNNNNNNNNNNNNNNNNNNNNNNNNNNNNNNNNNNNNNNNNNNNNNNNNNNNNNNNNNNNCAGCCTCTTAgctatgtgcaaaaccagattCGCAAACCTCAGATGCAGCTCTTCAGTATTGGctgaatgcttctttgaaagaaagcattttccaagtagaggaacttctcAACAGAACACTGTTCTCACTCtttggttttctctccttagtTCTGAATGAGCAAGAAGTCTTCTTTtattctccttgcatgttgctgggaCCTTCtcccaaggtcaacaccttgagccttgagcttcaccaaccacagattcactttttctcaataATCCTCAGAATAGAAACTTTCCTTCTGACTTCCTCATCTTGGCCGAAAGCCATAAAACAGCAAACATAGAAATCTTCCAATGGTCAACTTGATCTGAACCCTTGAaaaccaacttggtccccaagtctTGTTTAAGACCGTAGATACACACCAGGGAAGAACAGAAATCCTCTTTCCCATGTATCCCATTTCGGTtagagcagagagttgggaagaagagatGAGACCGAGTTGCATGTATGAGGAAAAGATTTACCTataacctaagcttgatttggtttggatttgttGAGATGACTTCTGCCTTTCAAGCTTagtttctctttcttgcttctttggtgactATCTTGgtgaagaagctctttctctctttctctttcttacttttctgaaacTGATTTGACTTGGTCAGAGAGAGAGATGAACGTTGCTTTTAGTTAAGCAAAAGAGAGGGATTTGCATTTCTGAAATCAGATCGGACTTAGATCGGATATTGGTATGCTTGGCCCgatttgatttctttggcttcttttctttacttttgctTGGGCTCTTTATTTTGCTTTCATCCCAATATTCTTGCTGATTGTTTTTTATTCCATTTGGGCTATTAACATTTGGCCTGCAACaataaacaattagttaatatgTAGATATAAATAATCAacacttaattatttattttgcccaaaaataatgtttgtcataactaattaatttagttaatttcttaactcaacacgcttttattttccaatttttttcatCACATAATTTATCATAGGTAATGCTATTGATAGAATTGTAGCTAATAGTCATtaggtatgaaaaataaaaaatagaagacgAACTATGTCTgaattatgaattctctaaatgataaataattataaaaattcacTATTactcattttatatatatatatatNATATGTATTATCTcattaattatatgccaatatttttatatatatatatgcgtgCGTGCTTGCGTATGTTttcacaaaaatttttaaaaaatattttaaaaaaatattttctcaaatCTTAATACATAAAAATGGTAACATGTGTATTATCATAGTATATTATACAAACATCTCCATTTATTGTAATGAAATTGATcaatgattttttaattatttttatcgtatattatttaataatttgctaaataattaattttttaattaaaatgtttTAGAAAAATGTTTTCTCAAATCTTAATACATACAAATGGTAACATGTGTATTATCATTGTATATTATACAAACATCTACGTTTATTGTAATGAAAttcatcaataattttttaattatttttatcctatattatttattaatttgctaaataattaattttttaattaattttgtgtcTATACAATATAATTTTACAGTAATATTATGAATcatagtaatttttaattaaatttgttgaCGAATGACTTTAACCtttttattccaaaaaaaattatatataattNNNNNNNNNNNNNNNNNNNNNNNNNNNNNNNNNNNNNNattaattataatataattataataaatttgtttaagagaaaaagagagttcACCAGAAATTAACACTTCAATCTTAAAAATTGAATTCTATTGAATTTTGGTCAGTATGTAACTAGTAGAAAAAAGTGAGtcatttgataaaattttataccaattttatactatcaaattattattaataactaattaatggtTAACAATCACAAAAGTTACTGTCCCTAACGTTGCTTTTAATATATTCGGTAGATATAAGAAACTCTGTGGCTCCCTCACATCTCTCAAAAGTCAAAACACGCTCACACAGTTACACACGTACATTCTCAAGTCTCACCGCCACCCTTACTCACTCTCACCGGCGAGATCGCATCTCCGTGTCCCTATCGTTGCCGCCTCCAGTCGGTCTTCTACACTCGTCTCGCCTCCAGCAGCCTCGTCTCTGCCAGAACGCCACAGCCTCGTTGCCACTGGTCTGCTACACTGCTCTGCCAACTGCTCTTTCACGCCACCGAGCTCGTTGTCGCCGCCGACTGCTCCTTCTCACCGCTGCTACTTAGCTCCTATCCTGCCACAGCGTTGCCGCCGCCTCCACATCCTCCATTGcatgtaattaaattttatgtattagGGTTTTTAAATTAGGGATTAATTTGCTCAATAATTTGCTTGCGAgaacattattatataattataatgatgaGAAGGCACAGATATAGTTTCGCCTGCACATTATATTTAGTTTAAATAGAACTGATTAGGATTAGACAAAGGAATATATTATATCAAAAGTCTAATTGACTAAACACAAGTGCATGAGGTTGATACTTGATTTTCTATATTATGTGAAATTTCtaatgttttattattattgttttctgctGCATGTTCACGATCTCTCTGATCTTCACAAATCAACGAATCATAGAGAGAAGATTTGCATGATGTTAAAAACttgtatattaattaaaaatttaactttttgaaCACTTAGTTGTTTGTATCTGCAGTTGGTTTTGACACTTTAtgcttgttcttttgtaattcaTCTATATGTTGACTTGTTCTGTTTATTTAAATTGTTCATGAGATGAGATACTTGTGACTGGTTTTAATAGTTTTTAGCTGACCATGTTAGCAGATTTAGTTTAGAAGGTTGTACTGATATTTGTACAAATTTGTGTATTTTGTAATAGCAAAGTTCAGTATGCTGATAGAAATTTGTTTAATATACCTTAAATGATTAGGAACTGCCGCCACCTAGGGTGGAAAGCCTTGGAGTAGATTTGTTTATGTCTTGTTAATTGTGAATCTTTAGAAtcaactttctttttctttgtcctTACTGCATAATGCAGTCAAACATGGTGTTGTCTTCAATGGAAGTTGAAGCTGCCCCTGAGGCAAAACCATTGCCTCCAAAGCCTAAGTTCGAGCCTTTGAAGCCTCATGAGATGTCCGATGGTCAGTTTCAGTTTCGGAAGGTATCTGTTCCACAACATCGCTACAATCCTCTCAAGAAAGCATGGATGGACATCTATACTCCCATATACGAGCAGATGAAAATCGACATCCGCATGAATTTGAAGGCTCGGAAGGTTGAACTGAAGACGAGGCCAGATACACCCGATATTAGTAACCTGCAAAAATGTGCTGATTTTGTCCATGCTTTCATGATGGGATTCGATGTCGTAGATGCCATTGCGCTACTCCGTCTGGATGAGCTCTATGTTGAGTCCTTCGAAATCAAGGATGTTAAGACACTTCGAGGTGATCACTTGTCTCGCGCTATTGGAAGATTATCTGGTAAAGGCGGTAAAACTAAGTTTGCAATCGAAAATGCAACTAAGATGAGGATTGTGATTGCTGACACTAAAATACACATTTTGGGGTCATTTGCCAACATCAAAATTGCGAGAGATTCTCTTTGTAGCCTTATCATGGGATCACCCGCGGGTAAGGTATATTCGAAACTAAGAGCAGTTACAGCTAGACTGGCAGAAAGATTTTGATCTTCCTAATCATGATCtggactttttttttctaattctatAGATTATGAGATGAAGTGTGATGAGGATGAGTTATTGTGTAAGTGGTTAGTTCTTCAATTAATTGTAAGAGTTTAATGTAATGGAATAATTGTAAAGTTTGTGCTCTATGAACATTTAttataagagtttaattttgatgcattgtCTTACATAGTTGTGCAATTACAATCGTTTTGAATGACTATTCACGCAGTCAATGTAAAAGGcagttatttttactaatatgaTGTTATGTGATTGGATGTACGTGTAAAACGGTTTTATCCTATAACATTTTTTGTGTGCCTTCGTAGAAGAGAGTTAGGTGAGTTTGGTTTTGGttcaagaaaatattttaattttttattcattttttttctgaaaatagTTTCTATTttcagattttcaaaaatatgtttgctttgattcattgttttttttttcaaaaaatgaaaatattgaaaccgtttttggttttatttaattttttaataaataaaaaaattgaaacaaaaatttCATCGGCCTCATCTCACTTCTCATTGATAGCAACTTTCACCCTATTTTTTTCTCAAGCATTACTGCATTAGAATCCCAACAAGCATATCACTTCCAGAAAATAAGTATCAGTCCCTCATCAAGACATGTAAGTATTACTTTCTGGTCATAATTCTAGCATAAACCCTACCATCATCTTTAGCAGCCTTCAATATCAACTATCAATTGCTTATTAACTCATACCTAACAAAACCCAAACAATAATAGTTATTTGATAACAAAATGCACACttcacaaaaaaaatctaacaattaacaaaacatcaagaaattttaaaacaatGGGCAAAGGGAGACAAATCAACACAGAAATTCCGGAAATTTTAGGGAAAAAATGGGCAAAGAGGATCAAGACAATGAACAATGGAGCAGGTCAAGGAAAAAAAGGGGACAAATCATCCACAATGAGACAAAGTAGAAATTGGTTGGTGGAGCAGGTCTTCAATGGAAAATGGCGATGAAAAGAGTACAAAGAGGCAGCGGAGGCAGAGACAGACGCATTCAACGACGACAGAGAAAAGAGGAAGAGAGGCGGCAGATGATGGAGGTGAAGTCGTCGGAGAAAGCCGGGAAGCAACGAAGAAAGGGAGAGAATATTATCGTGTGGCCaacaacatatataatattaaaaaattatgtaaaaatttatataatataagatgaattataaaaattatactgatagagaatatattttaaaatacaaaaaatatgtgtattttttattaatgaagTGGTCGATTCTtcgtatcataaaatttattgataataGAATCtgtgtcaaattttttaataattttctttttaatataattaaaagataattagaaagaaattcatctttcattttgtttatgagttattcttcacaatattcataACAAAAAGAATCTCTT belongs to Arachis duranensis cultivar V14167 chromosome 8, aradu.V14167.gnm2.J7QH, whole genome shotgun sequence and includes:
- the LOC107462786 gene encoding uncharacterized protein LOC107462786, giving the protein MVLSSMEVEAAPEAKPLPPKPKFEPLKPHEMSDGQFQFRKVSVPQHRYNPLKKAWMDIYTPIYEQMKIDIRMNLKARKVELKTRPDTPDISNLQKCADFVHAFMMGFDVVDAIALLRLDELYVESFEIKDVKTLRGDHLSRAIGRLSGKGGKTKFAIENATKMRIVIADTKIHILGSFANIKIARDSLCSLIMGSPAGKVYSKLRAVTARLAERF